A DNA window from Dethiosulfovibrio faecalis contains the following coding sequences:
- a CDS encoding ribonuclease HII → MTLSPVFAGVDEAGRGPMAGPVVAAAAILTEEQSERLVSAGLRDSKKMTPLRREKVFSLMGELGVIWAAQAASVERIDEINILRATLWAMRRSVERLPSRLFDGVLVDGDKEIPDLQWPQRVCPHGDDVYPQISAASVVAKVLRDRAMVALDRLYPDYGFASHKGYGTKAHRNALEAMGPSPIHRKSFHWRGPA, encoded by the coding sequence ATGACCCTTTCCCCTGTCTTTGCCGGAGTGGACGAGGCGGGGAGAGGCCCCATGGCGGGACCGGTTGTCGCGGCGGCTGCCATATTGACCGAGGAACAGTCGGAGAGGCTCGTTTCCGCCGGTCTCAGGGACTCAAAAAAAATGACCCCCCTGAGAAGGGAGAAGGTCTTCTCCTTGATGGGGGAACTCGGTGTGATCTGGGCCGCTCAGGCGGCATCGGTCGAACGGATAGACGAGATAAACATACTTCGAGCTACCTTGTGGGCAATGAGACGGTCGGTAGAGAGGCTCCCTTCCCGTCTGTTCGACGGCGTCTTGGTGGACGGAGACAAAGAGATCCCCGATCTTCAGTGGCCTCAGAGAGTCTGTCCCCACGGAGACGACGTATATCCTCAGATCTCCGCCGCGTCGGTGGTCGCCAAGGTCCTGAGGGACAGGGCTATGGTCGCTTTGGATCGTCTGTATCCCGACTACGGTTTCGCGTCCCACAAAGGGTACGGGACCAAGGCTCATAGGAACGCCCTTGAGGCGATGGGGCCGTCGCCGATTCACAGAAAAAGCTTTCACTGGAGAGGTCCGGCATGA
- a CDS encoding EscU/YscU/HrcU family type III secretion system export apparatus switch protein, producing the protein MNDGDKGRFKAAALKYDREERDAPHLVVSGSGRIAERIVEVAREAEVPIVEDAALVSALLALDIGEEIPLDLYEAVARVLAFIYKVDVGSR; encoded by the coding sequence ATGAACGACGGTGATAAAGGCCGCTTCAAGGCGGCAGCTCTGAAATACGACAGAGAGGAAAGAGATGCCCCACATCTCGTCGTATCCGGATCGGGAAGGATAGCCGAGAGAATCGTCGAGGTCGCCCGCGAGGCGGAGGTCCCTATAGTGGAGGACGCCGCTCTGGTCAGCGCCCTCCTGGCGTTGGATATAGGGGAGGAGATACCTCTCGACCTCTACGAAGCTGTCGCAAGGGTCTTGGCCTTCATATATAAAGTCGACGTGGGAAGTCGATAG
- a CDS encoding YraN family protein has protein sequence MTAPHLEKGRRGEDLACRYLRNLGWTVLEKNVRFRRGELDIVARDGDTLVIVEVRFRTTGIIMSPEDSVGPRKLRRLVIAGAAYVEKTGWNGFWRIDLIALTERQGRLFLNHCRDITGGDVVL, from the coding sequence GTGACCGCTCCTCATCTCGAAAAGGGCAGGCGAGGAGAGGACCTTGCCTGTCGTTACCTTCGAAACCTGGGATGGACCGTCCTGGAAAAAAACGTCCGTTTTCGCAGGGGAGAGCTGGATATAGTCGCCAGGGATGGGGATACCCTGGTGATAGTCGAGGTCCGTTTCAGGACCACCGGTATAATAATGTCTCCCGAGGATTCGGTGGGACCGAGAAAACTCAGACGCCTCGTGATCGCCGGGGCGGCCTACGTAGAAAAGACGGGGTGGAACGGGTTCTGGCGGATCGATCTGATCGCCTTGACTGAGAGGCAGGGACGTTTGTTCCTGAATCATTGTCGGGACATCACGGGAGGAGATGTGGTGTTGTGA
- a CDS encoding YifB family Mg chelatase-like AAA ATPase, whose translation MNPVKAVTLRGVEAREVDVEVEMAGGLFSISIVGLPDASVRESKERVRAALRSVGVSLKGRIAVNLAPADLPKEGTLMDLPIAVGLALRSDRSPLSRPSLFMGELALDGKIRPVRGAVPAAILARKSGMPLYVPEGNATQVGLVSDVEAYVVDHLSSLLSHIKSGSDLPRVKSEKPGSDIPAADPDFGDIRGQSAAKRALEIAAAGHHNVLLVGAPGSGKTMLARALRGILPPLSDRELLETLTVRSTLGSDGPLDRQPPFRIVHHTASTVAVCGGGSALRPGEISLAHRGVLFLDEFTEFRRDLVEAMRQPLEDGAISVSRASGTVEYPSRVLLVLAANPCGCGWYGDPVEACRCSASELERYRRKFSGPMMDRVDLHISVPRLSPEELVGLSGAASEKSDSIRDRVCRARSVQRERWRRWGYGCNAEVPEKLLRKEMALSREGKAVLIKMANRLNLSGRGMSRVLKVSRTVADLAGESEVSKTAVMEALSYRGETRS comes from the coding sequence GTGAACCCAGTAAAAGCCGTCACATTGAGAGGTGTCGAGGCCAGAGAGGTGGACGTAGAAGTGGAGATGGCAGGAGGACTGTTCTCCATCTCCATAGTCGGACTGCCGGACGCATCGGTCAGGGAGTCCAAGGAGAGGGTCCGGGCTGCCCTCAGGTCCGTCGGCGTCTCTCTAAAGGGAAGAATAGCGGTGAACCTCGCCCCAGCTGACCTTCCCAAGGAAGGAACTCTCATGGACCTGCCCATAGCGGTGGGGTTGGCACTTCGTTCCGACAGATCCCCTCTGTCCAGGCCGTCTCTCTTCATGGGAGAGCTTGCCCTGGATGGGAAAATACGCCCTGTGAGAGGGGCCGTGCCTGCCGCCATTTTGGCTCGAAAATCCGGCATGCCCCTATACGTCCCGGAGGGCAACGCCACCCAGGTCGGTCTAGTCTCCGACGTGGAGGCCTACGTGGTGGATCACCTGTCCTCTCTTCTGAGCCATATAAAATCCGGCTCGGACCTCCCTAGGGTGAAGTCGGAAAAACCGGGATCGGACATACCGGCGGCGGATCCCGACTTTGGCGATATCAGAGGCCAATCTGCGGCAAAAAGGGCCTTGGAAATAGCCGCGGCAGGACACCATAACGTCCTGTTGGTCGGGGCTCCCGGCAGCGGCAAGACGATGTTGGCCCGGGCGTTGAGGGGAATTCTGCCTCCCCTGTCGGATCGAGAGCTCCTGGAGACTCTGACGGTCCGGAGCACCCTGGGCAGCGATGGACCTCTGGATCGTCAGCCCCCTTTCAGGATCGTCCATCATACGGCATCGACCGTGGCGGTCTGCGGTGGAGGCTCTGCCCTCAGGCCCGGTGAGATATCCCTGGCCCACAGAGGAGTTCTGTTTCTGGACGAGTTCACCGAATTTCGCCGAGATCTCGTCGAGGCCATGAGACAGCCTCTCGAGGACGGAGCTATCTCGGTCAGCAGGGCCTCCGGAACGGTTGAATATCCCTCCAGAGTCCTATTGGTGTTGGCGGCCAACCCCTGTGGGTGCGGGTGGTACGGTGACCCCGTAGAGGCCTGTAGATGCTCCGCCTCAGAGTTGGAGAGATACAGACGTAAATTCTCCGGACCGATGATGGACAGGGTCGATCTCCATATATCGGTGCCTCGCCTATCCCCAGAGGAGCTGGTCGGACTGTCCGGGGCGGCGTCGGAAAAAAGCGATTCTATCCGAGATAGAGTCTGCAGGGCCAGATCAGTACAGAGGGAACGATGGCGTCGATGGGGCTATGGCTGCAACGCCGAGGTGCCGGAAAAACTTCTCAGAAAAGAGATGGCCCTATCCCGGGAGGGAAAAGCCGTCCTGATCAAGATGGCAAACCGGTTGAACCTCTCGGGAAGGGGGATGTCCAGGGTCTTGAAGGTCTCCAGGACCGTGGCTGATCTCGCCGGAGAGTCGGAGGTCTCTAAAACGGCCGTCATGGAGGCCCTGTCCTACAGAGGGGAAACTCGATCATGA
- the dprA gene encoding DNA-processing protein DprA encodes MTRSERALLALNFSVICPGQWSRALDSLGETAESLMSDRKLALSLGLKEDRWERMTRLYGSEWPEEEMERASRFGAKVLFRGDPLFPNGLDYSDDPPVVLYVKGSWPISGPCVSIVGTRRCSPYGSQVARALAEKLASAGVLVISGGAMGIDGSAHSGALEGQGATVAVLGTGVDVVYPRGHEELFSAISERGGALMSRFPMGIRGDRWHFPKRNGIIAALADHLVVVESPVKGGSMITARLAGEMGRPVWAVPGPIVQKVSQGSNKLLFDGAQPLWDLDEFVSFVIGRDSQLSLFPLEETPEPSPLLEEIAMSGGVTADGLADKLGMSVPEVLAALADLEADEKIYRSGPGRWCALL; translated from the coding sequence ATGACCCGCAGCGAAAGGGCGTTGTTGGCGTTGAACTTCTCCGTAATTTGTCCGGGACAGTGGAGCCGTGCGCTGGACTCTCTGGGAGAGACTGCCGAATCCCTTATGTCGGATCGAAAGCTGGCCCTGTCCCTGGGGCTCAAGGAGGACCGCTGGGAGAGGATGACTCGCCTCTACGGTTCGGAGTGGCCGGAGGAGGAGATGGAGAGAGCCTCTCGTTTCGGTGCCAAGGTTCTTTTCAGAGGGGATCCACTTTTTCCCAACGGACTGGACTATTCGGACGACCCTCCCGTCGTCCTCTACGTAAAGGGATCCTGGCCCATATCCGGGCCCTGTGTCTCCATCGTCGGTACCAGAAGATGCTCTCCCTACGGTTCCCAGGTAGCTCGCGCTCTGGCGGAAAAACTGGCCTCGGCAGGGGTTCTGGTGATCAGCGGAGGAGCCATGGGTATCGACGGATCCGCTCACTCCGGCGCACTGGAGGGGCAAGGGGCTACAGTCGCTGTTCTTGGAACCGGCGTTGACGTCGTCTACCCTAGAGGACACGAGGAGCTTTTCTCAGCCATATCGGAAAGAGGAGGTGCCTTGATGAGCCGTTTCCCCATGGGAATCAGGGGAGACCGTTGGCATTTCCCGAAGAGAAACGGTATCATTGCGGCGTTGGCAGATCACCTGGTTGTGGTGGAATCTCCTGTCAAAGGTGGGTCCATGATAACCGCCAGATTGGCCGGCGAGATGGGACGCCCCGTATGGGCCGTTCCAGGACCTATTGTTCAGAAGGTCTCACAGGGATCGAACAAGCTCCTATTCGACGGGGCGCAGCCCCTCTGGGATCTGGATGAATTCGTCTCTTTCGTCATAGGAAGGGACTCACAGCTGTCTCTTTTCCCCCTCGAGGAGACCCCTGAGCCGTCTCCTTTGCTGGAGGAAATAGCCATGTCTGGAGGGGTCACCGCCGACGGCCTGGCGGACAAACTGGGTATGTCCGTGCCGGAAGTCCTGGCGGCTTTGGCCGATCTTGAGGCGGATGAAAAGATATATCGTTCCGGCCCGGGGCGCTGGTGCGCTCTTTTGTGA
- a CDS encoding pyruvate, water dikinase regulatory protein, translated as MLSEEGQDLNIFVISDFTGETAHSVALAAARQFPDKRIKFTRYRYLKEPDMARQVCELAKESGAVIVCTLVEHKIRACFRREAQRYGVEVVDIFGPLMDAFSSHLGVSPLEEPGLMHQMDEAYFKRVKAIEYSITCDDGSNPHLLGEADLVILGVSRTCKTPLSMYLANKGYRTGNIPLVPELDPPEQLFQIPRGRIVGLVIDPNALMQIRRERLQMLGLDPEKASYAQRERVEKELVYARSIMNRVDATVFDVTGRAIEETAQEVLDFIGSNS; from the coding sequence GTGCTTTCCGAAGAAGGACAGGACCTCAATATATTCGTAATATCCGACTTTACCGGGGAGACCGCCCACAGCGTGGCCTTGGCCGCTGCTAGGCAGTTTCCTGACAAGAGGATAAAATTCACCCGCTATCGTTACCTGAAGGAGCCGGACATGGCTCGTCAGGTCTGTGAGTTGGCTAAAGAATCCGGAGCAGTGATAGTCTGTACTCTCGTAGAACATAAGATAAGAGCCTGTTTTCGAAGGGAAGCCCAGAGATACGGTGTCGAGGTCGTAGATATATTCGGACCTCTCATGGATGCCTTTTCGTCTCATCTGGGAGTTTCGCCGCTCGAGGAACCGGGGCTGATGCATCAGATGGACGAGGCCTACTTCAAGAGGGTTAAGGCCATAGAATACTCGATCACCTGCGACGACGGGAGCAATCCCCACCTTCTGGGAGAGGCCGACTTGGTCATACTGGGGGTCTCCAGAACCTGCAAGACCCCTCTATCCATGTATCTCGCCAACAAAGGCTATCGTACCGGCAACATCCCCCTGGTCCCGGAGCTGGATCCTCCTGAGCAGCTTTTTCAGATACCTAGAGGCCGCATAGTGGGCTTGGTTATAGATCCCAACGCTCTGATGCAGATTCGAAGAGAAAGGCTGCAGATGCTCGGCCTGGACCCGGAGAAAGCCTCTTACGCCCAGAGAGAGCGGGTCGAAAAAGAGCTCGTCTATGCCCGATCGATCATGAACAGGGTCGATGCTACCGTATTCGACGTAACAGGCAGAGCCATCGAGGAGACCGCCCAGGAGGTTCTGGATTTTATAGGAAGCAACTCCTGA
- a CDS encoding PucR family transcriptional regulator yields MDPLHGEGNPASVFMRFIEERKGVEETVRILGEFLGNVAFWENDTGNLHMAAKSGQFISQVKEMPLHELIAIYPHGTVEDKGERLGYVLYYREDGSDPIGESQILRFGTTALRLAIEERKGRSEESHQMKGDLVRDILAKNKRLAERSLRKAAERGTGINGPLLVLVAEFDGGKKASEPVYLLSRWLQSRFPSALQGTVMDDLVLLLPIKEKEWRNDLESVLSEFLSKQKYREEFSIGVGSVVDNAVEAWKSHEEAMEAIVLGGRLGKGPISFWQDMEVYDVLRSLPPTAKNTKFINRYMNVIRKDKDARETLRSLVRSGWHLKTAAADLNIHYNTLRYRQDRIWEILGIDGQDPMAKLNLTLACLMDEIREDMGP; encoded by the coding sequence ATGGACCCTCTACACGGCGAGGGCAACCCGGCATCTGTATTCATGAGGTTCATAGAGGAGAGGAAGGGAGTCGAGGAGACCGTCCGGATCCTGGGGGAGTTTCTGGGCAACGTGGCTTTCTGGGAAAACGACACGGGAAATCTACACATGGCGGCAAAGTCGGGCCAGTTCATATCCCAGGTCAAGGAGATGCCCCTCCACGAGCTTATAGCTATATACCCTCACGGAACAGTCGAGGACAAGGGGGAGAGGCTGGGCTACGTTCTTTACTACAGGGAGGATGGGTCGGATCCAATCGGGGAATCCCAGATTCTCCGGTTCGGGACCACGGCTCTGAGGCTGGCTATAGAGGAAAGAAAGGGTAGATCGGAAGAGAGCCATCAGATGAAGGGCGACCTTGTCAGGGATATCCTGGCAAAGAACAAAAGGCTGGCCGAGAGATCCCTGAGAAAGGCTGCCGAAAGGGGAACGGGGATCAATGGCCCACTGCTCGTCCTCGTGGCGGAGTTCGACGGAGGCAAAAAAGCCTCGGAGCCGGTATATCTCCTGTCTCGCTGGCTTCAATCCCGTTTTCCCTCGGCTTTGCAGGGAACGGTAATGGACGATCTGGTCTTGCTTCTGCCGATAAAGGAGAAAGAGTGGAGGAACGACCTGGAATCGGTCCTCTCGGAGTTTCTTTCAAAGCAAAAGTACAGAGAGGAGTTCTCCATAGGGGTAGGTTCCGTGGTAGACAACGCGGTGGAAGCGTGGAAAAGCCACGAGGAGGCGATGGAGGCCATCGTCCTGGGAGGCCGCCTCGGCAAGGGACCGATATCCTTCTGGCAGGACATGGAGGTATACGACGTGCTCAGGAGCCTTCCCCCGACGGCTAAGAACACGAAGTTCATAAATCGCTACATGAACGTGATCCGAAAGGACAAGGACGCAAGAGAGACTTTAAGGTCCCTGGTCCGATCCGGCTGGCATCTGAAGACCGCCGCAGCTGACCTTAATATACACTACAACACCCTTAGATACCGTCAGGACAGGATATGGGAGATCTTGGGCATAGACGGCCAAGACCCTATGGCCAAGCTCAACCTGACCCTCGCATGTCTGATGGACGAGATAAGAGAGGACATGGGGCCTTAG
- the ppsA gene encoding phosphoenolpyruvate synthase, which produces MAYRYVRWFDEIGKDDVALVGGKGANLGELTVNGVDVPPGFCVTAQAYVDFIKGAGIEGKIREAVGSVDVESSIDLSRACDSVRRLIEESPIPVDMEAEIRTAYRELSESIDLNDPRVAVRSSATAEDLPDASFAGQQDTYLHVIGADSVVAHVRRCWASLWTARATYYRQRQGYDHFQVALSAVVQKMVSSERSGVMFTANPVTNSRSQIMIEASWGLGEAVVSGMVTPDEYILDKRDLALMDVNVAEKRTMVAEKKSEQGTVSVPVADFLGPQFVDKQCLGAEEIRALGSAARRIEEIYGAPMDIEWAFDGETSRLYILQARPITTLLDESKANEEGKTVEDKKALKVLVRGLAASPGIASGTVVVVKTLDEIDRVVDGQIMVTTMTNPDMVPAMKRAAAVVTDEGGRTCHAAIVSRELGIPCIVGSKDGSSRLSEGAVVTVDATRGVVYDGAVSLSSDEDKHSPLVPGAAPSYSRDMVYDLAPVTGTKIYMNLGDSSVVNKYKNLPFDGIGLMRTEFIFNSLGVHPMYMVKNGEGDKLIHEMSESVTAVAQAVYPRPVVVRLSDFRTNEFRGLKGGEEVEPVENNPMIGWRGVSRYISDEYEEGFRLECRAIKKVRDEYGLINVWVMLPFVRTTWELERVKEILASEGLVRNKSFKLWIMAEVPAVVFAADEFAQMVDGFSIGSNDLTQLVMGVDRDSCILNTMGYFDERNISVTRAIKTLIEAAHRHDITCSICGQGPSLYPDFAEFLVRSGIDSMSVNPDTVAYTRKLVAGVEQRLILNGIRGLTGLDR; this is translated from the coding sequence ATGGCTTACAGATACGTGAGATGGTTCGACGAAATAGGCAAAGACGACGTCGCCTTGGTCGGGGGAAAGGGCGCTAACCTAGGGGAGCTGACCGTAAACGGTGTGGACGTGCCTCCCGGTTTCTGTGTAACCGCCCAGGCCTACGTCGACTTTATCAAAGGAGCCGGAATAGAGGGAAAGATACGGGAAGCCGTCGGCTCGGTAGACGTGGAAAGCTCTATCGATCTGTCCAGAGCCTGCGATTCGGTCAGAAGACTCATAGAGGAGTCTCCTATACCGGTGGATATGGAGGCGGAGATACGCACCGCCTACAGAGAGCTTTCCGAGTCGATCGATCTGAACGATCCGAGGGTGGCGGTCCGTAGCTCCGCGACCGCCGAGGATCTGCCCGACGCGTCCTTTGCCGGACAACAGGATACCTATCTTCACGTGATAGGGGCCGACTCTGTCGTGGCCCATGTCAGGCGCTGCTGGGCCTCTCTCTGGACCGCCAGGGCGACCTATTACAGACAACGACAGGGATACGATCATTTTCAGGTAGCCCTCAGCGCCGTGGTCCAGAAGATGGTCTCCAGCGAGAGATCCGGAGTAATGTTTACAGCCAACCCCGTGACCAACAGTCGTTCTCAGATAATGATAGAAGCCAGTTGGGGGCTAGGAGAGGCGGTCGTCTCGGGAATGGTGACTCCCGACGAGTACATACTGGACAAGAGGGATCTGGCCCTCATGGACGTCAACGTAGCTGAGAAGAGGACCATGGTGGCGGAGAAGAAATCGGAGCAGGGTACGGTCTCCGTTCCGGTAGCCGACTTTCTGGGGCCTCAGTTCGTGGACAAACAGTGTCTGGGAGCGGAGGAAATAAGGGCCCTGGGATCCGCGGCACGGAGAATAGAAGAGATATACGGTGCCCCTATGGACATAGAATGGGCCTTCGACGGAGAAACGTCGCGGCTCTATATACTTCAGGCTCGCCCTATCACCACCCTCTTGGACGAGTCCAAGGCAAACGAGGAGGGGAAGACCGTGGAGGATAAAAAGGCGCTCAAGGTTTTGGTCAGAGGCTTGGCAGCCTCTCCGGGCATAGCTTCGGGAACTGTGGTGGTGGTTAAGACCCTCGACGAGATAGACAGAGTCGTAGACGGACAGATAATGGTTACCACCATGACGAATCCCGACATGGTTCCGGCCATGAAGAGGGCCGCCGCTGTCGTGACCGACGAGGGGGGACGAACCTGCCACGCCGCAATAGTCTCCAGGGAGTTGGGCATCCCCTGTATAGTGGGATCCAAGGACGGATCCTCCCGGCTTTCCGAGGGAGCGGTGGTCACTGTGGACGCCACCAGAGGCGTGGTCTACGACGGAGCTGTCTCTCTGTCCTCCGACGAGGATAAACACTCTCCTTTGGTCCCTGGGGCCGCCCCGTCCTACAGCAGGGACATGGTCTACGATCTGGCTCCCGTGACGGGAACCAAGATATACATGAACCTCGGCGACTCGTCGGTGGTGAATAAATATAAAAACCTTCCGTTCGACGGTATAGGGCTCATGAGGACCGAGTTCATATTCAACAGCCTGGGAGTGCATCCCATGTACATGGTCAAAAATGGCGAAGGGGACAAACTCATACACGAGATGTCCGAATCCGTTACTGCCGTCGCCCAGGCGGTATATCCCCGTCCCGTGGTTGTCCGTCTCAGCGACTTCAGGACCAACGAGTTCCGCGGCCTCAAGGGAGGGGAGGAGGTCGAGCCGGTGGAGAACAACCCAATGATAGGCTGGCGAGGGGTCTCCCGCTACATCTCCGACGAATACGAGGAGGGCTTCCGGCTGGAGTGTCGTGCCATCAAGAAGGTAAGAGACGAATACGGCCTCATAAACGTCTGGGTTATGCTGCCCTTCGTCAGGACTACCTGGGAGCTGGAGAGGGTCAAGGAGATATTGGCCTCCGAGGGCCTGGTCCGAAACAAATCCTTCAAGCTCTGGATCATGGCCGAGGTCCCTGCGGTAGTATTCGCAGCCGACGAGTTCGCCCAGATGGTGGACGGCTTCAGCATAGGCAGCAACGACCTCACCCAGCTGGTCATGGGAGTCGACAGGGACTCGTGTATACTGAACACCATGGGCTACTTCGACGAGAGGAACATCTCCGTCACCAGGGCGATAAAGACACTGATAGAGGCGGCCCATCGTCACGACATCACCTGTTCAATCTGCGGTCAGGGACCGTCCTTATATCCCGACTTTGCCGAGTTCCTCGTTAGATCCGGCATAGACAGCATGAGCGTCAACCCCGACACGGTGGCCTACACCAGGAAACTGGTCGCCGGAGTGGAGCAGAGACTCATATTGAACGGAATAAGAGGGCTGACAGGGCTTGACCGTTAG
- the topA gene encoding type I DNA topoisomerase, translated as MANAKKKTKSDTGTVLVVVESPTKAKTLTKMLGPGYTVKASVGHIMDLPKSRLAIDVDSNFQPEYILVKGKAKIKKELVSLASKSRKVLLASDPDREGEAIAWHLAGLMDIDPESECRIRVHQITKDAVVRALDDPEPIDMAKVNAQQARRVLDRLVGYTLSPLLWKKIRYGLSAGRVQSVALTILCRREKEIETFEPQPYWIVEVDGSSEDGRSYRLKVEKKDGKTLMVKGRPMKIDSAERAQEIVDTVKREGITVTSFTTREGKRKAPAPLKTSTLQQEAARRLGFSPRRAMRVAQSLFEGINIHGRGLTGLITYMRTDSLRLAPEAIDSIRNLISNGWGKNYLPEKANFFSSKGRSQDAHEAIRPTDISLKPENIKSELTPEQYRLYDLIWRRTVACQMAPAKIDNSTVEAASGPYGLKQKGAVVRFEGWGVVWPIETKDDIVSPAVEGEILSVDGVDQERKETKPPARFTEASLIKTLEDEGVGRPSTYASIVETLYDRAYVEKDEEKHLVPTVLGRSVDGFLLDHFDGDSVSPIVNSGFTATMEESLDLVEENERDWVDVVSQFWEPFTRAISEAEKAPRVPPPPPEFIGEDCPECGKPLVKKRGRFGEFIACSGYPECKYTRPILKKIGVPCPKCGSGEGGEVVQRKSKKGRIFYGCSRYPDCDFVSWNKPAAERCPECGELMEYKGRSRTPVCTQCGHKGIE; from the coding sequence ATGGCTAACGCTAAGAAAAAAACTAAAAGCGATACCGGTACGGTTTTGGTGGTGGTAGAGTCCCCCACGAAGGCAAAAACCCTCACGAAGATGCTTGGTCCGGGCTACACCGTAAAGGCCAGCGTGGGGCACATCATGGATCTTCCTAAAAGTCGTCTGGCCATAGATGTAGACTCCAACTTTCAGCCGGAATACATATTGGTCAAGGGAAAGGCCAAGATCAAGAAGGAACTGGTTTCCTTGGCTTCCAAGAGTCGTAAGGTTCTTCTGGCCTCCGACCCCGATAGAGAGGGGGAGGCTATAGCCTGGCACCTGGCCGGTCTGATGGATATAGATCCCGAATCGGAATGCCGTATAAGGGTCCATCAGATAACGAAGGACGCGGTGGTTCGGGCCCTGGACGATCCGGAGCCTATCGACATGGCCAAGGTCAACGCCCAACAGGCCAGAAGGGTATTGGACCGTCTGGTGGGGTATACCCTCAGTCCGCTTCTGTGGAAAAAGATAAGATACGGCCTTTCCGCCGGAAGGGTTCAGTCTGTGGCCTTGACCATACTTTGCCGTAGAGAAAAGGAGATAGAGACCTTCGAACCTCAGCCCTACTGGATAGTGGAGGTCGACGGAAGCTCGGAGGACGGTCGTAGTTATCGTCTGAAAGTCGAGAAAAAAGACGGGAAGACCCTCATGGTAAAGGGGCGCCCGATGAAGATCGACAGCGCCGAAAGAGCCCAGGAGATAGTCGATACCGTAAAGAGAGAGGGCATAACAGTCACCTCCTTCACGACCAGAGAGGGAAAAAGAAAAGCCCCTGCCCCTTTGAAGACCAGTACCCTACAACAGGAGGCCGCGAGGAGGCTTGGCTTCTCCCCTCGTCGAGCCATGAGGGTGGCCCAGTCCCTGTTTGAGGGCATAAACATACATGGCAGAGGGCTTACGGGTCTCATCACCTACATGAGAACCGACAGCCTCAGACTGGCTCCCGAGGCCATAGACTCCATAAGGAACCTGATCTCCAATGGATGGGGTAAAAACTACCTTCCGGAAAAGGCAAACTTCTTTTCCTCCAAAGGAAGATCTCAGGATGCCCACGAGGCCATCCGTCCCACCGACATATCCCTTAAACCGGAGAACATAAAGTCGGAGCTCACTCCAGAACAGTATCGTCTCTACGACCTCATCTGGCGTCGAACCGTGGCCTGTCAGATGGCTCCTGCCAAGATAGACAACTCGACGGTTGAGGCAGCCTCGGGGCCCTACGGTCTCAAGCAGAAGGGAGCTGTCGTCCGTTTCGAGGGCTGGGGTGTCGTCTGGCCCATAGAGACCAAGGACGACATAGTCTCTCCCGCCGTCGAAGGCGAGATTCTCTCGGTCGACGGAGTGGATCAGGAGAGAAAAGAGACCAAGCCTCCCGCACGTTTCACCGAGGCAAGTCTCATAAAGACACTGGAGGATGAGGGAGTAGGCAGACCATCTACCTACGCCTCCATAGTCGAAACCCTGTACGATAGGGCCTACGTCGAAAAAGACGAGGAAAAACACCTGGTCCCCACGGTATTGGGACGTTCGGTGGACGGTTTCCTACTCGACCATTTCGACGGTGACAGCGTATCGCCGATAGTCAACTCCGGGTTCACAGCCACCATGGAGGAGTCTCTGGACCTGGTTGAGGAAAACGAAAGAGACTGGGTCGATGTCGTGTCCCAGTTCTGGGAACCCTTTACGAGGGCCATATCCGAAGCGGAAAAAGCCCCAAGGGTTCCGCCGCCTCCGCCGGAATTCATCGGCGAGGACTGTCCCGAATGCGGCAAACCTCTGGTGAAGAAAAGAGGACGTTTCGGCGAATTCATAGCCTGCAGCGGCTACCCGGAATGCAAGTACACCAGGCCTATCCTGAAGAAAATCGGGGTTCCCTGTCCTAAATGCGGCTCCGGAGAGGGCGGAGAGGTGGTCCAGAGGAAGAGCAAGAAGGGGAGGATCTTCTACGGCTGTTCCAGATATCCCGACTGTGATTTCGTCTCCTGGAACAAACCAGCCGCCGAGAGATGTCCCGAATGTGGGGAACTTATGGAATACAAGGGCAGATCCCGTACTCCCGTATGTACCCAATGCGGCCATAAGGGGATCGAGTGA